In a single window of the Pseudomonas entomophila genome:
- a CDS encoding BON domain-containing protein gives MNDLDLRDLVLEELEFKPDINAASIGVTVQDGVVTLSGHVNSYAQKVSAERTVKAMKGVRGLAEEIEVRLNRLEGTADDTIASRALKIIAWSSDANVEDIKVTVHKGTVTLEGQLDWQYQKEVIEQAVWRLSGVIGVQNRITLKARADAVDIKRHIEDALKRSAEIQAEGIRVTVNGGVVRLEGKVHLLREREVVERAAWSVPGVSKVEDCLLIV, from the coding sequence ATGAACGACCTTGATTTGCGAGACCTTGTGCTCGAAGAGCTGGAGTTCAAACCTGATATCAATGCCGCCAGCATCGGGGTGACGGTGCAGGACGGTGTGGTCACCCTGTCCGGGCACGTCAACAGCTACGCCCAGAAGGTCAGTGCCGAACGCACCGTCAAAGCCATGAAAGGCGTTCGTGGCCTGGCCGAAGAGATCGAAGTGCGGTTGAACAGACTTGAAGGTACGGCCGATGACACGATTGCCAGCCGCGCCCTGAAAATCATTGCCTGGAGCTCGGATGCCAACGTCGAGGACATCAAGGTCACCGTCCACAAAGGGACCGTGACCCTGGAAGGCCAACTCGATTGGCAATACCAGAAGGAGGTGATCGAACAGGCGGTCTGGCGCCTGTCGGGTGTGATCGGGGTGCAAAATCGCATCACCCTCAAGGCCCGCGCCGATGCCGTCGACATCAAGCGCCATATCGAGGATGCCCTCAAGCGCAGCGCCGAAATCCAGGCCGAAGGGATCCGCGTCACGGTCAATGGTGGCGTCGTCAGACTCGAAGGCAAGGTCCACCTGCTGCGCGAGCGCGAAGTGGTCGAGCGTGCGGCCTGGTCGGTACCGGGCGTGAGCAAGGTCGAAGACTGCCTGTTGATCGTCTAG
- a CDS encoding erythromycin esterase family protein, giving the protein MNGPSKKLMEKLYGKQYEVQTADIAPLLHQYGEPLPDLDTPAFAALFDRYASARVILLGEASHGSSEFYRARAAITQRLIEQHGFNIVAVEADWPDAAHVDQYVRGLAHSAWKRHIFSRFPTWMWRNNEFKAFAHWLHGHNHLLADDLRVEFRGLDVYSLRNSIHEVLAYLDRVDPHLAHEARRRYGCLTPWQDDPALYGHFVERGGVMPCEQPVVQQLNRMLAEQLAGLIHNDEAFFNATRNAQVIIAAEQYYRAIYRGSTASWNLRDRHMFDTLRALLEHRGPHAKAVVWAHNSHIGNAAATEMGWKGQFNVGQLCRSAFGRDAVLIGMATGQGQVAAADDWDGEMRIKAVRPPRADSWEHQFHLTGLPASLTDWRDPQRKALRHVLSTALLERAIGVIYRPESERLSHYFEAVLAEQFDAMLWFERTSPVDALPLPKAQHLDAEDETYPFGV; this is encoded by the coding sequence ATGAACGGTCCTTCGAAAAAACTGATGGAAAAGCTCTACGGCAAGCAGTACGAGGTCCAGACCGCTGATATCGCGCCCCTGCTGCATCAGTACGGCGAACCCCTGCCGGACCTGGACACCCCGGCTTTCGCTGCGTTGTTCGACCGATACGCAAGCGCGCGCGTGATCCTGCTTGGCGAGGCAAGCCATGGCAGCAGCGAGTTCTACCGGGCCCGCGCGGCGATCACGCAGCGGCTGATCGAACAGCATGGTTTCAACATCGTCGCCGTCGAAGCCGACTGGCCAGACGCCGCGCATGTCGATCAGTATGTCCGCGGGCTGGCGCACTCGGCGTGGAAGCGGCACATCTTCAGCCGGTTCCCGACCTGGATGTGGCGCAACAACGAATTCAAGGCCTTCGCCCATTGGCTACATGGGCACAATCACCTGCTCGCCGACGACCTGCGTGTGGAATTCCGGGGCCTGGACGTTTACAGCTTGCGTAACTCCATTCATGAAGTGCTGGCCTATCTGGACCGGGTCGATCCGCACCTTGCCCACGAGGCACGCCGGCGTTATGGCTGTCTGACGCCCTGGCAGGACGACCCCGCCCTGTATGGCCACTTTGTCGAGCGTGGCGGCGTCATGCCTTGCGAGCAGCCAGTGGTCCAGCAACTGAACAGGATGCTCGCCGAACAGCTCGCGGGCCTGATCCACAACGACGAAGCCTTTTTCAACGCCACCCGCAACGCCCAGGTGATCATCGCCGCGGAACAGTACTACCGCGCCATTTACCGGGGCTCGACCGCCTCCTGGAACCTGCGTGATCGGCATATGTTCGACACGTTGCGTGCATTGCTGGAACACCGCGGTCCCCATGCCAAGGCGGTGGTGTGGGCACACAACTCACATATTGGCAATGCGGCTGCCACGGAAATGGGCTGGAAGGGCCAGTTCAACGTCGGCCAGCTATGCCGCAGCGCCTTTGGTCGCGATGCCGTGCTGATCGGCATGGCCACCGGTCAGGGCCAGGTGGCAGCCGCCGATGACTGGGACGGTGAAATGCGGATCAAAGCAGTTCGGCCGCCACGGGCTGACAGCTGGGAGCATCAGTTTCATCTCACCGGCCTGCCGGCCTCGCTGACCGATTGGCGTGACCCTCAGCGCAAGGCGTTGCGCCACGTCCTTTCCACCGCCCTGCTAGAACGCGCCATCGGCGTGATCTACCGCCCCGAAAGCGAACGGCTCAGCCATTATTTCGAAGCGGTGCTTGCCGAGCAGTTCGATGCCATGCTGTGGTTCGAGCGGACTTCGCCGGTCGATGCCCTGCCCCTGCCGAAAGCACAGCATCTGGACGCCGAAGACGAGACCTATCCCTTCGGCGTGTAA
- a CDS encoding universal stress protein, whose translation MGQYRQLLVLLTEIDPHSAALRRGLALAHASGASVHVLGVFEPSEAHLLREERLNEADIERQYDHYREQLRTLVERHRGSGVALTVDSLAADDIRSEAIDYISELQPDMVIKDCEAASAMARLFGTPLDCALMRGFKGLTLFVPTAAVSLPQRVLVAVDTSFSETPAAQEQFNRGLIRVAQALALQCDAQLHLLSAYNMAGVFAADINVTQAWVEEMRNALQEPFNALAEAEGVAPDRRHFMEGGPVQVIREQVAALKVDAVVMGVVQPKGLDKLLGDTTERLVGHPPCSVLAVHPYVFETQEPWPCN comes from the coding sequence ATGGGTCAATATCGACAGTTGCTGGTGCTGCTTACCGAAATCGATCCGCATTCAGCCGCGCTGCGCAGGGGGCTGGCGCTGGCGCATGCCAGCGGCGCCAGCGTGCATGTGCTGGGGGTGTTCGAGCCGAGCGAGGCACACCTGCTGCGCGAAGAGCGGCTGAATGAGGCCGATATCGAGCGCCAGTACGACCACTATCGCGAGCAGTTGCGAACGCTGGTCGAGCGGCACCGTGGCAGCGGTGTGGCGCTGACGGTCGACAGCCTCGCCGCCGACGATATCCGCAGCGAGGCCATTGACTACATCAGCGAATTGCAACCGGACATGGTCATCAAGGACTGTGAAGCCGCGTCGGCCATGGCGCGGCTGTTCGGCACCCCGCTGGATTGTGCGCTGATGCGCGGCTTCAAGGGGCTCACCCTGTTTGTGCCGACGGCGGCCGTTTCATTGCCCCAGCGCGTGCTCGTAGCCGTGGACACCAGCTTCAGCGAGACGCCAGCCGCACAGGAACAGTTCAACCGTGGGCTCATTCGTGTCGCCCAGGCCTTGGCACTGCAGTGCGATGCCCAGTTGCACCTGCTGTCTGCCTACAACATGGCCGGCGTGTTCGCGGCGGATATCAACGTCACCCAGGCGTGGGTCGAGGAGATGCGCAACGCACTCCAGGAACCCTTCAACGCCCTGGCCGAGGCCGAAGGGGTGGCGCCGGACCGCCGGCACTTCATGGAGGGTGGCCCGGTGCAGGTGATCCGCGAACAGGTCGCGGCCCTGAAGGTCGACGCCGTGGTGATGGGCGTGGTGCAACCCAAAGGGCTGGACAAGCTGCTGGGCGACACCACTGAACGCCTCGTTGGCCACCCACCTTGCAGCGTGCTCGCGGTTCACCCCTATGTGTTCGAAACCCAGGAGCCTTGGCCATGCAACTGA
- a CDS encoding GNAT family N-acetyltransferase: protein MTPADTSPRPSSPVFPTPPGEHWIEALDNGTHVLVRPLQAKDRQREKAFIERLSPESRHFRFLCQVKEPGDAMLDQLMTVDQDQQAAYVALAHVDGELQEVGISRYAAGAGKGECECAVTVLDSWQHHGLGRLLLRHLIDHAKAKGFRQMYSIDSAANQPMRDLAKAAGFTTAVDPDDPRQVIHRITLS from the coding sequence ATGACCCCCGCCGATACTTCACCTCGACCCTCCAGCCCCGTTTTTCCAACCCCCCCAGGCGAGCACTGGATCGAAGCCCTGGATAATGGCACCCATGTGCTGGTGCGACCGTTGCAGGCCAAGGATCGGCAGCGCGAAAAGGCCTTCATCGAACGCTTGTCGCCTGAGTCGCGGCACTTTCGCTTCCTCTGTCAGGTCAAGGAACCCGGCGATGCGATGCTCGACCAATTGATGACGGTAGACCAGGACCAGCAGGCCGCCTATGTCGCCCTGGCCCATGTGGACGGCGAATTGCAGGAGGTGGGTATTTCGCGCTACGCCGCCGGTGCCGGCAAGGGTGAGTGCGAGTGCGCGGTAACGGTGCTCGACAGCTGGCAACATCATGGTCTGGGCCGACTGCTGCTCAGGCACCTGATCGATCACGCCAAGGCCAAGGGCTTTCGGCAGATGTACTCGATCGACTCGGCAGCCAACCAGCCCATGCGCGACCTGGCCAAGGCCGCTGGCTTCACCACAGCGGTGGATCCGGATGACCCGAGGCAGGTCATCCACCGGATCACCCTGAGTTGA
- a CDS encoding cyclic nucleotide-binding domain-containing protein has product MSGSEEMGARPHVKCLACSLSRLCLPASLGPDEVDKLERIVRRNRPLKRGEYLFKASQPMEHVFALRSGAIKNFLLDAEGNERVIGFILPGEMLGLDAIGASHYRSFAVALGVSLVCAIRLDQLVDLTGQIPGLRYQLLHMLSLGIQGKDEHLRCCHGRAEQRLSIFLLGMSARYQARGLRADVFTLPMSRGDIANYLDLTLETVSRLFSRLILNGFLQCAGREVRLVDIQGLLSLSRLEEPT; this is encoded by the coding sequence ATGTCAGGCTCTGAAGAGATGGGGGCAAGGCCCCATGTGAAATGCCTTGCGTGCTCATTGAGCCGGCTATGTTTGCCCGCCAGCCTCGGTCCCGACGAAGTGGATAAGCTGGAGCGAATCGTGCGGCGTAATCGCCCCTTGAAGCGGGGCGAGTACCTGTTCAAGGCCAGTCAGCCGATGGAACATGTATTCGCCTTGCGTTCGGGGGCCATCAAGAATTTTCTGCTCGATGCCGAGGGCAACGAACGGGTGATCGGCTTTATCCTGCCCGGTGAAATGCTCGGTTTGGACGCTATCGGCGCCAGCCATTACCGCAGCTTTGCCGTGGCGCTGGGGGTGTCGCTGGTCTGCGCCATCAGGCTGGACCAGCTGGTGGATCTTACGGGGCAGATCCCGGGGCTGCGTTATCAACTGCTGCACATGCTCAGCCTGGGGATTCAGGGCAAGGATGAGCACCTGCGCTGCTGCCACGGGCGAGCCGAGCAACGGCTGTCGATCTTCCTGCTGGGGATGTCGGCGCGCTACCAGGCGCGCGGGTTGCGCGCCGATGTGTTCACGTTGCCCATGTCCCGGGGCGACATCGCCAACTATCTGGATCTCACCCTGGAAACCGTCAGTCGCTTGTTCAGCCGTTTAATTCTTAACGGGTTCCTGCAATGCGCCGGTCGCGAAGTCAGGCTTGTCGACATCCAGGGTTTGCTCAGCCTCAGCCGCCTGGAGGAGCCCACTTGA
- the ftsH gene encoding ATP-dependent zinc metalloprotease FtsH, whose product MNNDQPWKLYFLAVGLAVLAAVQFGLFSQPAVQAIPYSQFLQLLEQQKVSDLHVERERILGRLQEPIDGRSVFSTVRVDPALSEQLGRSGVAFSGVIEGSTLATVVGWFMPLLMMLVLWYFLFHGLGQKQGLGGLMGVGKSRARVYVEKDTKVTFADVAGIDDVRDELTEIVSFLKNKAWYARLGAHVPKGTLLVGPPGTGKTLVAKAIAGEAAVPFFSISGSEFVEMFVGVGAARVRDLFDQARQAAPCIIFIDELDALGKMRGIGSFGGNDEKEQTLNQLLAELDGFDPREGVVLLAATNRPEVLDPALLRAGRFDRQILIDRPDRKGRLAILKVHLHKIVYKNDLDCERIAELTPGLTGADLANLVNEAAIVATRRASQWVELTDFTAAIERLVAGVERKGNVLRSDERQVVAYHEMGHALAASSLPAMDLVHKVSIIPRAAGSLGYTLQRPTDDRYLISTQMLRDRLVVLMAGRAAENLAFGQISTGAADDLGRATDIARQLITRFGMSPALGQAVLERQQASYLGDSLLQQARKDYSEQTAREIDLGIRGLLEEAYDRARTLLEQRRTDLDAGARLLLAKETITPEEFPALLPLPRDPAT is encoded by the coding sequence ATGAACAACGATCAGCCCTGGAAGCTGTATTTCCTGGCAGTCGGGCTGGCCGTGCTGGCTGCCGTGCAGTTCGGCCTGTTCAGCCAGCCGGCCGTGCAGGCCATCCCCTACAGCCAGTTCCTGCAGTTGCTCGAACAGCAGAAGGTCAGCGACCTGCATGTCGAACGCGAGCGTATCCTGGGCCGGTTGCAAGAGCCCATCGATGGGCGTTCGGTGTTTTCCACGGTACGTGTCGACCCGGCACTGAGCGAGCAACTGGGGCGCTCGGGCGTGGCATTCAGCGGTGTGATCGAGGGCAGCACCCTGGCGACCGTGGTCGGCTGGTTCATGCCACTGCTGATGATGCTGGTGCTGTGGTACTTCCTCTTTCATGGCCTGGGGCAGAAACAGGGCCTGGGCGGCTTGATGGGCGTGGGTAAGTCGCGGGCGCGGGTTTACGTGGAGAAAGACACCAAGGTCACCTTCGCCGATGTCGCAGGCATCGATGACGTCAGGGATGAACTGACGGAAATCGTCTCTTTTCTCAAGAACAAAGCCTGGTACGCACGCCTTGGTGCGCACGTCCCCAAAGGCACGTTGCTGGTCGGCCCGCCTGGCACCGGCAAGACCTTGGTCGCCAAGGCCATTGCCGGGGAGGCGGCAGTGCCGTTTTTCTCGATCTCGGGCTCGGAGTTCGTCGAGATGTTCGTGGGCGTGGGCGCTGCGCGGGTGCGGGACCTGTTCGACCAGGCCCGCCAGGCGGCGCCTTGCATCATCTTCATCGATGAGCTGGATGCGCTGGGCAAGATGCGCGGCATCGGCAGCTTTGGCGGCAATGACGAGAAAGAACAGACCCTCAATCAACTGCTGGCCGAACTGGACGGCTTCGACCCGCGCGAAGGCGTGGTCCTGCTGGCAGCAACCAACCGGCCCGAAGTGCTGGACCCGGCACTGCTGCGTGCCGGGCGCTTCGACCGGCAGATACTCATCGACCGGCCCGACCGCAAGGGCCGCCTGGCGATCCTGAAAGTGCACCTGCACAAGATCGTCTACAAGAACGACCTCGATTGCGAGCGCATTGCCGAACTCACCCCGGGCCTGACAGGCGCCGACCTGGCCAACCTGGTCAATGAAGCCGCCATCGTCGCAACCCGGCGGGCCAGCCAGTGGGTCGAGCTGACGGACTTCACGGCAGCGATCGAACGGCTGGTGGCCGGTGTCGAGCGCAAAGGCAACGTGTTGCGCAGCGACGAGCGGCAGGTGGTGGCGTACCACGAAATGGGCCATGCCCTGGCCGCCAGCAGCCTGCCTGCGATGGACCTGGTACACAAGGTCTCGATCATTCCCCGCGCCGCTGGCTCGCTGGGCTACACCCTGCAACGGCCGACCGATGACCGCTATCTGATCAGCACGCAGATGCTGCGCGACCGGCTCGTCGTGCTGATGGCCGGGCGTGCCGCCGAAAACCTGGCGTTCGGCCAGATTTCCACAGGTGCCGCCGATGATCTGGGGCGCGCCACCGACATCGCCCGACAGCTGATCACCCGTTTCGGCATGAGCCCGGCGCTGGGCCAGGCGGTGCTGGAGCGCCAGCAGGCCAGTTACCTCGGTGACTCGCTCTTGCAGCAGGCGCGCAAGGACTATTCTGAGCAGACCGCCCGCGAGATCGACCTCGGCATCCGTGGTTTGCTGGAAGAGGCCTATGACCGCGCCCGCACCTTGCTCGAGCAGCGGCGCACGGACCTGGATGCCGGTGCGCGCCTGTTGCTGGCCAAGGAAACCATCACCCCGGAAGAATTCCCGGCGTTGCTGCCGCTGCCCCGTGACCCCGCCACCTAG
- a CDS encoding universal stress protein, with translation METQQRLLLIVSPLMRRTPVYDRAAAMAKAKGMALHIVAFDYLEGLATAGLVNDQALAVMREGYVQQHREWLESQAQPMRRHGITVTTEVVWVQHPLNEILVHLREQPFAMLIKAFEHEPWWMRAMFTPLDIQLLRETRIPLHLVHKASHALPRRILAAVDLSRPEDQFEGFNDQIISEALKLALQCNAQIELLYAYDLGSMYLDAGGSREHSFLFDSNLAQTLHEAQSDAFQTLAERNGIAVEHRHMRIGDPAKVLAVFMDNNDIDVLVMGSYHHRGIGWFIGSTAERVLHRLSSSVLVISPEHSQG, from the coding sequence ATGGAAACCCAGCAAAGACTGCTGTTGATCGTATCGCCCCTGATGCGTCGAACCCCCGTCTACGACCGCGCCGCAGCCATGGCCAAGGCCAAGGGCATGGCGTTGCACATCGTGGCCTTTGACTACCTGGAAGGGCTTGCCACGGCGGGCCTGGTGAATGACCAGGCATTGGCGGTAATGCGCGAAGGGTACGTGCAGCAACACCGCGAGTGGCTGGAAAGCCAGGCGCAGCCAATGCGGCGTCACGGTATCACGGTCACCACAGAAGTGGTGTGGGTGCAGCATCCCTTGAACGAGATCCTGGTGCATCTGCGCGAGCAGCCGTTCGCCATGCTGATCAAGGCATTCGAGCATGAGCCCTGGTGGATGCGTGCCATGTTCACGCCCCTGGATATCCAGCTGCTGCGCGAAACGCGCATCCCGCTGCATCTGGTGCACAAGGCCAGCCATGCGCTGCCGCGCCGGATCCTCGCGGCCGTGGACCTGTCCAGGCCCGAGGATCAGTTCGAAGGCTTCAATGACCAGATCATCAGCGAAGCGTTGAAACTGGCCCTGCAGTGCAATGCGCAGATCGAACTGCTGTATGCCTACGACCTGGGTTCGATGTACTTGGATGCCGGCGGCAGCCGGGAGCATTCGTTCCTGTTCGATTCCAACCTCGCCCAGACGCTTCACGAAGCCCAGAGCGATGCCTTCCAGACCCTGGCCGAGCGCAATGGCATCGCCGTCGAGCACCGCCACATGCGCATCGGCGACCCGGCCAAGGTTCTGGCTGTGTTCATGGACAACAATGATATCGATGTGCTGGTGATGGGCAGTTATCACCACCGCGGCATCGGCTGGTTCATCGGCAGTACCGCGGAGCGGGTACTGCATCGCTTGTCCAGCAGTGTGCTGGTGATTTCCCCTGAGCACTCCCAAGGGTAA
- a CDS encoding MBL fold metallo-hydrolase RNA specificity domain-containing protein, with amino-acid sequence MQLTFLGGTGTVTGSKFLLTHNSTRILVDCGLFQGYKQLRLRNWERLPATLRALDAVVLTHAHLDHSGYLPVLAREGYSGPIYATPATCALAEVLLLDSARLQEEQAEHANRHGYSKHTPARPLYTEQDAKQALALLRPVELHQATSIAEGIDLLMRTAGHILGAATVQIRAEGQTLVFSGDLGRPQDPIMRAPELIRTADVLLVESTYGDRRHPVESTEQYLAQVINQTLLRHGIVLVPSFAVGRAQLLMYYLYKLKRDRLIPDIPVYLNSPMATDATALYQQFHSEHRLTAAECAAMCKGTRIIRTVDESRHLDQLREPAVIIAASGMATGGRVLHHLKALAPNPRNSILFSGFQAGGTRGADIVAGARSVRLLGEDVPIRAQVHAMENLSAHADADEIMEWLRGFTRPPRQTYVIHGEPHAADTLRRRISLELGWQVCVPEYQETVAIDPVR; translated from the coding sequence ATGCAACTGACCTTTCTAGGTGGCACCGGGACGGTGACCGGCAGCAAATTCCTGTTGACCCACAACAGCACACGGATACTGGTCGACTGCGGGCTGTTCCAGGGCTACAAGCAATTGCGCCTGCGCAACTGGGAGCGCTTGCCAGCGACACTGCGGGCGCTCGATGCGGTCGTGCTGACCCACGCCCATCTCGACCATAGCGGCTACCTGCCGGTTCTGGCCAGGGAGGGCTATAGCGGACCGATCTATGCCACCCCGGCAACCTGCGCCCTGGCTGAAGTGCTTTTGCTCGACAGCGCGCGGCTGCAGGAAGAGCAGGCCGAACATGCCAATCGCCACGGCTACTCCAAACACACGCCGGCACGGCCGCTCTATACCGAACAGGATGCGAAGCAGGCGCTGGCACTGTTGCGCCCGGTGGAGCTGCATCAGGCAACGTCGATCGCCGAGGGCATAGACCTGCTGATGCGCACGGCCGGCCATATCCTGGGGGCGGCGACGGTGCAGATCAGGGCAGAGGGGCAGACCTTGGTCTTCTCGGGTGACCTGGGCAGGCCGCAAGACCCGATCATGCGGGCGCCGGAGCTGATCCGGACGGCGGATGTGCTGCTGGTGGAGTCCACCTACGGTGATCGCCGGCACCCGGTAGAGTCGACCGAGCAGTATCTGGCCCAGGTGATCAACCAGACACTCCTGCGCCATGGCATCGTGCTGGTTCCTTCATTCGCTGTCGGGCGCGCCCAGCTGCTGATGTATTACCTCTACAAGCTCAAACGTGACCGGCTGATTCCGGATATCCCGGTGTACCTCAACAGCCCGATGGCCACCGACGCCACCGCTCTGTATCAGCAGTTTCACAGCGAACATCGACTAACGGCGGCGGAGTGCGCCGCGATGTGCAAGGGCACACGGATCATCCGCACGGTCGATGAGTCCCGCCACCTGGACCAGCTGCGCGAGCCGGCCGTGATCATTGCCGCCAGTGGCATGGCCACCGGTGGGCGGGTGCTGCACCACCTGAAGGCGCTGGCCCCCAATCCGCGCAACAGCATCCTCTTCTCTGGTTTTCAGGCAGGCGGCACGCGCGGCGCCGACATCGTCGCCGGCGCCCGCAGCGTACGCCTGCTGGGCGAAGACGTGCCCATCCGGGCGCAGGTGCACGCCATGGAAAACCTTTCCGCCCACGCCGACGCCGACGAGATCATGGAGTGGTTGCGCGGTTTCACCCGGCCACCGCGGCAGACCTACGTCATCCATGGCGAGCCACACGCCGCCGATACCTTGCGACGGCGAATCAGCCTGGAGCTGGGCTGGCAGGTGTGCGTGCCGGAATACCAGGAAACCGTTGCCATCGACCCTGTGCGCTGA
- a CDS encoding Hsp20/alpha crystallin family protein — protein MSEAAKKVPVTPAAAQPANASPPSVESGDLWRPFQQLRRQIDSLFEDFGRRPLRMPFSHTPFDVEPFWRRDLFSHGMPAMDISELDEEYRISAELPGVDDKDIEIKLVNGNLVIRGEKQEEVEQKRKEYHLSERHYGSFERVFQLPREVDAEKINAQFAKGVLRVHLPKRAEAIHPEKVIPIKSST, from the coding sequence ATGTCAGAAGCAGCCAAAAAGGTACCCGTCACCCCCGCCGCCGCTCAGCCCGCCAACGCTTCGCCGCCCAGTGTCGAATCCGGCGACTTGTGGCGGCCATTCCAGCAGTTGCGCCGGCAGATCGACAGTCTGTTCGAAGATTTCGGACGGCGGCCTTTGCGCATGCCGTTCAGTCACACGCCGTTCGACGTCGAGCCGTTCTGGCGGCGTGACCTGTTCAGCCATGGCATGCCGGCGATGGATATCAGCGAGCTGGACGAGGAGTACCGCATCAGCGCCGAGTTGCCCGGGGTGGACGACAAGGATATCGAGATCAAGCTGGTCAACGGCAACCTGGTGATCCGCGGCGAGAAGCAGGAAGAAGTGGAGCAGAAACGCAAGGAATATCACCTGTCCGAGCGTCACTACGGCAGTTTCGAGCGAGTCTTCCAGCTGCCCCGTGAGGTAGACGCGGAAAAGATCAACGCCCAGTTCGCCAAAGGCGTGCTGCGGGTGCACCTGCCCAAACGGGCCGAAGCGATCCACCCGGAAAAAGTGATTCCGATCAAAAGCAGCACGTGA
- a CDS encoding potassium channel family protein, translating to MLTVTLINMLIVILVVVIHYECLLRLNDWLPRLRLWSRFRIVAGVFGALLAHAVEVWCFALAYYLMAHAEGWGTLSGNFDGSFLDCVYFSFTTYTTIGFGDITPTGHLKYLTGLQALTGLVLITWTASFLFLEMQKYWKAK from the coding sequence ATGCTCACTGTCACGCTGATCAACATGCTGATCGTGATCTTGGTGGTGGTCATTCACTACGAATGCCTGCTGCGCCTGAATGACTGGCTACCGCGCCTCAGGCTGTGGAGCCGGTTCCGTATCGTCGCGGGGGTGTTCGGCGCTTTGCTGGCTCATGCCGTGGAGGTCTGGTGCTTCGCCCTGGCTTATTACCTGATGGCCCATGCCGAGGGCTGGGGAACGCTCAGCGGCAATTTCGACGGGAGCTTTCTAGACTGCGTGTATTTTTCCTTCACCACCTACACCACCATAGGCTTCGGCGACATCACCCCCACCGGCCACCTCAAATACCTCACCGGCCTGCAGGCGCTGACGGGCCTGGTGCTGATCACCTGGACCGCCTCGTTCCTGTTTCTGGAAATGCAGAAGTACTGGAAAGCCAAATGA
- a CDS encoding GNAT family N-acetyltransferase — translation MNTQQTEQPDACEHWVEKLDDGTPVLIRPLREEDHDRDRRFLSSITYEARRFRFIAGISSGLPSLDPQGMPVDYHQRMAYIALAHVDGCLQQVGVSRYAGIPGSPRCECAVAVREDWQRRGLGRHLLLHLIEAARRNGYEWMISRDLANNYAMHRLTKAQGFTSRYLGGDVSEILHELDLRA, via the coding sequence ATGAACACGCAGCAGACTGAACAGCCAGACGCCTGCGAGCACTGGGTCGAAAAGCTTGATGACGGCACGCCCGTGCTGATCCGGCCGCTGCGCGAGGAAGACCACGACCGCGACCGGCGCTTTCTCAGCTCGATCACCTACGAGGCCCGGCGCTTTCGCTTCATCGCCGGGATCAGCAGCGGCCTGCCCAGCCTGGACCCGCAAGGGATGCCCGTCGACTATCACCAGCGCATGGCCTATATCGCGCTGGCTCACGTCGATGGCTGCTTGCAGCAGGTTGGCGTCAGCCGCTACGCCGGCATACCGGGCAGCCCACGCTGCGAGTGTGCAGTGGCGGTGCGGGAGGACTGGCAGCGTAGAGGCCTGGGCAGGCACCTGCTGCTGCACCTGATCGAAGCGGCGCGGCGCAATGGCTATGAGTGGATGATATCCAGGGACCTGGCGAACAATTACGCCATGCACCGGCTGACCAAGGCGCAGGGATTCACCTCACGCTACCTGGGCGGCGATGTCAGCGAGATCCTTCACGAACTTGATCTGCGGGCCTGA
- a CDS encoding phosphoribosyltransferase, with amino-acid sequence MSHDLALQTLFADRTEAGRCLVEPLAQYAGRSDVIVLALPRGGVPVAYEVATALNVRLDLLVVRKLGMPFHPEFAMGAIAGGGVTFLNEDMLRTYPVDPALFDAVVATQTEELVRREQTYRRGRPALQLKGQVVILIDDGLATGATMRAAIQAVRTHSPARIVVAVPVAPPETLEALYGEVDEWVCPLMPERMISVGYWYQDFPQTSDEEVIALLRQADQRALPGTAARE; translated from the coding sequence ATGTCGCATGACCTTGCCTTGCAGACCTTGTTTGCGGACCGTACCGAGGCCGGGCGTTGCCTTGTCGAGCCTCTGGCCCAATATGCCGGCCGGTCCGACGTAATTGTGCTCGCGTTGCCACGGGGCGGTGTGCCCGTGGCCTATGAAGTGGCGACCGCCCTCAACGTCCGCCTGGACCTGCTGGTGGTGCGCAAGTTGGGCATGCCTTTTCACCCTGAGTTCGCCATGGGGGCGATTGCTGGTGGCGGCGTAACGTTCCTCAATGAAGACATGCTCCGCACTTACCCGGTCGATCCGGCGCTGTTCGACGCCGTGGTAGCCACGCAAACCGAGGAACTGGTACGTCGCGAGCAAACCTACCGAAGAGGGCGCCCAGCCCTGCAGCTCAAGGGTCAGGTGGTGATTCTCATCGATGACGGCCTGGCGACTGGCGCCACGATGAGGGCGGCCATACAGGCTGTGCGTACCCATTCACCTGCGCGAATCGTGGTCGCCGTTCCTGTCGCGCCGCCGGAGACGCTTGAAGCGTTGTACGGCGAAGTGGATGAATGGGTATGCCCGCTGATGCCTGAACGAATGATTTCAGTGGGCTATTGGTACCAGGATTTTCCGCAGACGTCGGACGAAGAGGTCATTGCGCTGCTGCGCCAGGCCGATCAGCGAGCGCTGCCAGGCACTGCTGCCCGTGAATGA